GTAATGATTATAAGGAAATTTTGAAGCATTACTATAAAAATATAAAAATAGTAAAAATTAATTATAATTAAATAAGGTATTTGAAATGACTAATAGTGAATTATTAAAACAGATTCCCCTTTTTAAGGCTTTGTCAGAAAAAGATATCAAGGATCTTTCTATGACAACCAGAAGCTTATCTTTAAAGTCAGGTCAAGCTCTTTTTAGAAAAGGAGACGAAGGAACAGCTTTATATATAGTAAAAAAAGGCAGTATTAAGATAGTTCTTCCTTCAAAAGATGGAAATGAAATAATTGTCACTATTTTTTCTGAAAATGATTACTTTGGAGAGATGGCTCTGCTTGATGGGGAACCTAGATCAGCAGATGCTGTTGCAATAATTGTATCCGAAGTTTTAATCTTACGACGAAGTGATTTTCTTGCTTTTCTACAATCAAATAGCAATGCAATAAAGATGATTTTATCTCTACTATCTAAAAGGCTTCGCAAAACTGATGAATTACTCGAAGACACTTGTTTTTTAAATATTTCTGTAAGGCTTGCAAAAAAACTTGTTGAACTTGCAAACACCCACGGAAAACAAGAAAAAGATGGAATACTTATTGATCTTAGTTTTACTCAAAAAGAGCTTGGTGATATGGTAGGAGCAACGAGAGAAAGTGTTAATAAGGAATTAAAAACATTGAGGGAAAGTGGAACTATCATAACCGATGGCAGCAAAATTTTAATTGTTGATTTTAATAATTTAGTCGAAAAATACACTTAAAGTTCTATCCTTCGAACATATTTAAAAATTTCATATCTTGAAAGTGATTTATCTTATAGTCTTTTATGTTAGTATATTGTATATTGGCACAAAAATAAATACGGCAAAAATTTTTTATAGTATTAATTAAAATATTATAAATGGAACATTCAATGAGATATAGCTTCAAAAATATAATAATATTTAATAAAAAATATAGACTAAGAATGTTCTTTCTTGTATGTATTTGCTTTATTTTCGG
The Desulfobacterales bacterium genome window above contains:
- a CDS encoding Crp/Fnr family transcriptional regulator, with translation MTNSELLKQIPLFKALSEKDIKDLSMTTRSLSLKSGQALFRKGDEGTALYIVKKGSIKIVLPSKDGNEIIVTIFSENDYFGEMALLDGEPRSADAVAIIVSEVLILRRSDFLAFLQSNSNAIKMILSLLSKRLRKTDELLEDTCFLNISVRLAKKLVELANTHGKQEKDGILIDLSFTQKELGDMVGATRESVNKELKTLRESGTIITDGSKILIVDFNNLVEKYT